ACCAGCCCATCCAAAGGACGAACACGTGACCCAAAGGCAGCCTCGAGGCAGGATTATGGCACGCCTGCCCAGGGCCATCCCGCAGGGGACACAAGGTGCCCACACCCCAGTAACCCGCAGCGTGTGCTCCCACACGCCGCCGCACGCCAGCCGcctcacctctcccagcctccgGATCTCGTGCTGCTTCTTGGGCCTGACGTGTTTCCGGAACGGAGCTGTCAGGCGGGAGCTCTGGCTGGGGTTCTCCAGGAACTCGGAGGGGGTCTGAAACCCAGGTGTCCGGGTAAAGGCCAGGGCACAGGCTGTGGACTTCAGggcgagcagggagaggggccacACCGAACTGTACCTGCGACAGGCCGGCCGGGACCCCAGTGAACAGCTCCATTGCAACCCAACTGCACCAGTCTGCAACCCAGGAAGCCCCGGGGAGACTGTGAGCCTGAGTCCCCCAGCCCGGGGCCCCTCTTGCCCATACCTGACCACTTCCCCTTCCCCGGGCACCCCCAGCAGCTGTGTGGCCAGCTGGGGAGGCTTCAGTCCATCCAGCGCTTCCTGCCATGAGCCTGGGAGTGTGGCCCACAGGTTGTCTGTGAAGAATTCCTGCAGGAGGGGAGAAGCGGGCTGGccactgccctccccactcctcccggCCCCTCCAGACACAGGGCCGCTGGCTGAAGCCGgcaggtgccccctccccagcctgggccctgctcccccacacccccaggggCCCAGGCAGCATCCTGGACCTGCCTCTCCTTGCTGCACTTCCCCCGCCTGCGGCTCTGTCTGCTCCACACAGCTGAGCCTGAGAGTGGGGCCAGCGTCTCACCGCGGCACGGGCGACAGCTCAGTGACCGGCCCGTGGTGTCAGCGCTGCCGCTGAGCACTCCGCCGTCATGCCACGGAACACTGCGCGTGCCAGACGTGGTGTGTGACAGAAGGCATTCTTGGTCACACGCTATTCCCCACCCGTTCTGGAGTTCTGCTCACGCACCAAGCTCTAGTCTAGGCTCAGAggacacacaaagaaacagacactGTTCTTGTTCTCGAAaagctgacattaaaaaaaaaaccaggggcgcctgggtggctcagtgggttaagccgctgccttcggctcaggtcatgatctcagggtcctgggatcgagtcccgcgtcgggctctctgctcggcagggagcctgtttcctcctcctctctctctctgcctgcctttctacctacttgtgatctctctctgtcaaataaataaataaaatctttaaaaaaaaaaaaaaaaacaaaaaaccaaaaacgtaACTCCAGGAAGCATCGAATGCCACGCAGACAGTAAAACCCTGATCAGGCGGGTTTGACGGAGTCCGAGAGAGCACTCCAGAGAGCACCAGGGACGGCTGGTGTGAGGAGCTGGCGCTGGAGCCCAGACGCGGATGAGGGACACACAAAGGCAGTAGTTGCGGGACGGAGGGAGGACGTGGGGGTCAAAGACAGCAAACTGCCAGTTATAAACACATCTCAGAGAAGAAACGTATGGCAGGCTGACATAGCTAACAATACTGGGCTGCATATGTGACAGTTGCAGagggtagatcttaaaagttctccaAAAAAAGTggatctcccttcagctcaggtcatgatcccagggtcctgggaatcaagCCCCAAACTGGACTCTCtgctagcaggaagcctgcttctccctttcactatctgtgctctctccctctctcaagcaaataaagtcttttaaaaaactccGCTAACAGGAAACACTTATCAAAGACTTTAATATGCCAGGCGCTGTCCAAAACATTTTTCCTGTATTAATGCATTTAATCTTCAACCAAACCTGTAAGTAGTGGCTCAGCTCCCATCTTATACTGAAGGAGACTGCCACACTGCAGTTCAGTAACTTGTCCAACTCAAAAACCTAGTTAAGTAGCAAAGCTGGGACCTGAAACCGACTGGACTCTAGTTCTTGCCCCTAACCACTCTGTTCTGCTGCCTTCCTGTGCAGGAAAACATTCAGGCACACTActaagtgcaaaggcccaggtGCCCACCATGTCTGTAGAACAGAAATCAGGCCAGAATATGTGTGGAGAGTGAACGTGGGAAAACCAATCAGGCCAGAATATGTGTGGAGAGTGAACGTGGGAAAACCAGCGTGATGGCCTTCAAGTGGCAGCAGGAGACAGACTGTGCAGCATTTTCCAGGTACCAGTAAGGAGTTAAGATTTCATGAAAGCATCCAGGAAATaaggcagcattttttttttcttttgtaaagattttatttatttatttatttatttatttatttatttatttatttatttgacagacgaagatcacaagcagccagagaggcaggcagagagaggggggaagcaggctccctgctgagcagagagacggatgcggggctccatcccaggactctgggatcatgacctgagctgaaggcagaggcttaacccactgagccacccaggcgccccttcctttttttctcttaagtaaactctacacccaacctgaGGCTCAGACTTACTACTCTACCACGGACCCAGCCAGAAGCCCCTCATCAGATGAAGGTTTTAAAGAGATCAATCGGGCTGCTTTGTGAAGAAGTGGTCATAGGACAGACACAGAGATTCGTCAGAAAGTGGTCCAGGAGCGAGGACGGTGGCTTGGCCCCCGGGGGTAGCGATGGAGATGGGAACAAACGGGTGAACTTGGTCTCTATCCTGCAGGCAGAGCTCAGGGAAGGCCTCGAGGGCACATCAGCGAAGGAGAGAGCTGCGTCTAGGGTGCTCCTGGGTCTGGGGGCCGAAAGCGTCTGTGGACGCCGGTGCTTCGGGGTCACCCACCGGCTCACTCGTGCTTCCCCGTGAGCCTGCAGACAGCGGTTACGACCACGGCGGAGAAGCCGGGGCTCGGCGGACCCGGCGAAGAGGGCAGGAAGGCAGCCCGACCCCGAAGCTCTAACTCCACGCCCCGCTGAGCCAGGGGGTTCAGCCACAGCGGGGCGGATTCTGGGACAgcgcgcccgcgcccgcgcctTCCCCCGGACGTGCGAGGCGAGCAGCCGCCCCGAGGTCAGGAGTCCTCGCGCGCACGTCCGAGAACACCGAGGGTGGAGGCCCCCGTCGTGCACAGACGCGCGGGGGACGGCGCGGAGCCCCCCCGCCGTCCGCCCGCCGCgcgcccccgcccgccgcgccccgccccgcgcacCCCCCGGGCTCACGATGATGTAGGCGTCCAGGATGGGGCGGTAGCGCGCCAGCACGCGCGTGAGCTTCCCCGCCAGCTGCCTCCGCTGCTCCGGAGAGAGGCCGCGCGCCGAGACGCCCGACATCCCGAGGGCCAGCCGGGGCGTCGGCCGCGAGCGCGCGCTGCGCGGGGACCAGGGTCGGGGACACGGGGGCGTGGGCCCTCGGCTCTCCGCACCCCCGACACCGCGTCCCCCGCCGGCCGCTGGGACAGAAGACCGGACGCGCCCCTGACGTCACAGCTCGCGACACGGCGCGGGCGCACACGTGGGGCGGGGCGCCGCGCACGGCGTCACAGAGGCGAGCCGCGGCGCCCGGGCCCGCCCCTCCCCGCGCagtccccgcccctccccgcgcagtccccgcccctccccgcgcAGTCCCCGCCTGCCCCGGAAGTGGGGCCGGTCCCGCGAGCGGCGTTTCTCGCGAGGCGCGGCCTCCCCACCTTCGAGTTGTACCTCCACGGGGCTAGAGGGGCCGGGGAGCGCatcccgcccccgccgccccccacgccgccgccgccgccgccgccgctgccgctgctCACGCACTCGGAGTCCCTGGCCTCGCTCCCGGAGGCGGGGGCGCTGCGGGCGCGCGCACGCCGGCCCCCGGCGCGGTCCAACCCGCGCGCCTACCGGCCGGGGCCTCGCCGGCGCGCGCCGACTTCCGCATCCAGCTCCGGGCGCTTCCGCTCCTAGCGGGGCCGCTGGGCGGTAGGTGGGGCGCGCGGGGCGCGCGGGGCTCTCGGTGGCCGCCCCCCCCCCGGCGTGCCCGCTCCCGAAGGCGGCCCGCAGCGGCGGTTCCCCGGCGGGTGGGTGTTGTCACAGGGCCTGCGGCGGGAGCGGGGCTGCGTGCGAGGCGCGCGGGGGGTCCCCGCACCTGGGGCCGACGGAgccgcgcggggggggggggcgcgatCCTGACCCCCGGGTCCGGCCCCGCCACCGGCCGCACGAAGACCTCCGCGCCCGGGCGGACGATGGAGCTCCCGCGTTCCGGCTCGCGGGGCTCCGACTTCGAGCTCGTTGGCCCCGCAGCCCCCGCAGCCCCCTCGGTTTCGGAATGAGACAGCTCGGCCGAGGGCAGGTGACCCTCGCGAGCCCTACCGCTGGGGAGCTGGGGGCCGCGCCAGCGTGCTGGCTTCCGGGCTCGGGCCGTGCTCCGGACGGCGTTTCCCGCACGCTGGCGGGTGGCTCTGCTGTCTTTCCAGCCTTAAGCCCCCGCAGGCGGGTCTTACCGTTCCGCAGGCGAGCCCGCTCGCTTACCAGGTTCGCTTTCTTCCCCAGGGTGTCCTCCGGTCCCCCCGATGTCGGCCCGGGGGGTTCGGCAGAGGATGAGTCCTCCGTCTTCCTGTCATCAGTAACCATTCTTCCCACCTGCGCCCTCGCCGTCCGCTGTTCTCATGTCTACCTTGCTCCTCAATCTAGATTTTGGtgaaccccccccaaaaaaagcagTTGAGGGGAATGCCAAGCACCGTAAATTTGTCAGGAAGCGGCGACTCCTGGAACGGAGGGGCTTTCTGAATAAGAAGAACCAGCCACCGGGCAAGGCGCCTAAGCTGAACTCCGAACCTGCAAAGAAAGGGGAGACTTCGAGCGTGGATGGCGCTTGGAAGGTCTCTCCCTTTCCAAAAAAGAAGAGCGTTGCCTCCAGCAGTGGACCAGAGCAGTCCCTGGACAAGAAGGCTGCAGTGCCGTGGCTGACCCCAGCCCCTGCGCAGAAGGCCGGGACCTCGGTGGGGAAGGTGGATTTGCTGGGGGAGTTCCAGAGTGCCCTTCCAAAGATTAGGAACCATCCAGCGCGCCCCCACAAGAAGGGCCCCCAGAAGAACCTTACTCAGAAGAACGCCCCACAGAGCTCCTCCCAACCTCATTCAGACGATAAGTGTTCCGGAGCATCTCAGAAGATGGTGGCCATTGACTGTGAGATGGTGGGCACGGGTCCCAAGGGGCATGTCAGCTCCCTGGCCCGATGTAGCATCGTCAGCTACCACGGAGACGTGCTCTATGATGAGTACGTCCTTCCCCCCTGCCACATCGTGGACTACCGGACCAGGTGGAGTGGCATCCGGAAGCAGCACATGGTGAATGCTACCCCTTTCAAGGTCGCCCGGGGCCAGGTGAGAGGCATGGGGTGCGCTGGACACAGCGAGGCACAGACCATTCCTCAGCCAGCGGGTTCagcctgggaaggaggcaggtggACGGCCAGGCGAAGGGGGCTTCCTGCTGAGGTGAGGCAGGCTGAGAGTCCAGGAAGTTCCAGGTCGCTGCCGTGACCGAACGGGGGCAGCTGAGACCTACCTGAGCTCCCAAAACCAGTTCTCCTCTGGGAACTGGGAATCCACACAGGGAGGTAACCGCTGCCCAGGGGCAGAGCAACAGCCTCAAAGGGCGAGGGAAAGGGCTCCGTTTGGGAATGGTTGGTAGAGCTGGAGTTTGGGGCTGGGCATGGAGAGGTGGAGACGGTTCTCAAGCTTCAGTGTGGCAGGCATGGGACCTGTGGGGGCCGCCTGCGCAGGGTGCTGTGCACACCTGggacagggagcctgaagcagaggGGATAAAGCACATGGCGCAGGCGTGTTGGGGCTCTGGCTTCACTCACCCAGCACACCTCCCCGTGGTGGCCCCCGTGCTGGAGGCCCGACGGGGGAGCGGCTGGTCTCAGGGGGCCTCCAGGGGGCGCCCGTGGTCCGCGTCAGTGGCTTCAGCTCCCTGTTCTCCAACCCAGCGGCTCTATCTGTTCTAGTGGTTGTGTTCTCCGTCTGACCCTCCAGGAGCTTCACCAGGGCAGCCGGGGGCCGGATCTTAGAGAGCACTTGGGAGGAAGGGCCGCACACTGTGGGCACCGCTGAGTAGGgttggagagaggcaggaggtggaATGGGTCTGAGATCTCAACTCCGCTTACCTCGGAGGAGGGCTGTGTGTCGAATGAACGCCCAGCGAAGGTGTTGGCGGCCGGTAAATGGCAGTGGTGGTCGGGAACCCGCAGGGACCTCGTTGATCGTAGACTCCTGTCCGGTGTTTGTCCTGACGCCCTTCCCGGTGCCTGTGCTGGGGTGTGAGGCTAGGGGGTCTGGCCCCGTTTGGGAGCTCCTGGGGGTTCTGCACCGACCACAGGACTGCCACTCTTGTTCACAAATGGGGCCCCACTTGGGGAATGGCCTTCAGACCTCACGGCACATTCTTTGGTGGTTCTCCTGCTTTAAGATCCTGAAATGGCGACAGGTTATTGCTTGGTCTCAGGACTCCTGTGAATAAGGTTCCCGGGCAGCAGGGGAACGAGTTGAGCAGCGGGGCTGGCGTCCAGGCCGCTGGACCGCTTCCCTCTGCAGCCCGAGTCTCTTTCGTAGCTCGTAGGCCCTTCCAGCATCTGACGGAAACCATAGACCCAACGCCCAGAAGAGCCCCACGTGCATAAACTATTTGCCTGTGACTTGGGACCCTGTTCCCTCCGCGCAGCCCATCTTCGACTGCGTTTGTCCAGCAcgtggggtggctgggggagtTCCCATAGCGGGCCTGAAAACTGCAGAGTCCACAAGCGTCTCACACGGGACTGGGATTTGGGACTGGGGCGACTTAGCCTGTCGTCAGGGtagaaataaaggagaagatACGGAGCCGCTGCTAAATCCAAACCAGGTCATGTCACGGAGCTGGGCCTCAGATGGAAGACACCTTGTGGGGGGGGATGAGGCGGGCGAGTGCGTGGTGGAAGAGAGTCCGGAGGGACCCGTGGGCACGTTGAGCCTCCGGGACGcaggactcccccccccccccccagccgccTCCGCCGCCTCCTCCGCCTCCTCACCCCCACATCCTCTGTTCCTGTTTCAGATTCTGAAGATCCTCACGGGGAAGATCGTGGTGGGACACGCCATCCACAACGACTTCAAAGCCCTCCAGTACTTCCACCCCAAGTCCCTCACCCGTGACACCTCCCACATCCCACCCCTCAACCGGAAGGCCGACTGCCCGGAGAATGCCACCATGTCCCTGAAGACTCTCACCAAGAAGCTTCTGAACCGGGACATCCAGGTAGCGACTCCCCAGATGCTGCGGGGCCCTcggcgtggggggtggggagtggggggcccTCTTTGCTGCCTCGCTGCAGACTCTGGCCCCAGAATCACCCTGGACGGCGATGCGGGCGGGCCACCCTGATGGGAAGAGCTTGGCACAAAGGGGCCCCATAGTCTCTCCACCTGTATGTGGGGCCACGGTTCCTGTTCTCTGCTGCGCagtgtcctgggggtgggggggtgtttgggagaaggaaCATCTTCCGGTGTGTGCAGAAGCCCggctgggaaagggagaaggcacAGCATGCTGCTCTGAGAGCCCGCGGAGTGGGTATCTCGGTCTCCTGTGTCACGCTTGCACGGGGAGGATGGCCCGCCTGGCAGGAAGGCGGCGCACGCCGTGTAGAGAGCGGCTGTGGAAGCGGGGAGGTGCCGGACTCGGGAGGTCCGCCGGGGATCTGGAACATCGTGTGTGGCGAGCACAGAGCAGCGCGGCATGGAGAGCCCGCAGCAGGCCCCGGGGCGGGCAGGAGTGCGGGACTGGAGCCCGGCCTGCAAGGACCCAGCGGCGGTGGCGTGTCGGGCCGGGGGAGCCCGTCGGGATGGAGGAAAGAGGCTCTTATGGCTTCACGCTCTTGTCTCCCTCCCGTGTTCAGGTTGGGAAGAGTGGACATTCGTCCGTGGAAGACGCACAGGCCGCCATGGAGCTGTACAAGTTGGTCGAAGTCGAGTGGGAGCAGCACCTGGCCCAGAGCCCCCCGAAAGACTAGCGGCAGCGGGGGCGCTGCCCCCAGAGAACCGGGGCTCCGCCTGCTGGCGAGCTCAGCTGTGAGGGGGACACACGCCCACCCCGGGCTTAATACTTATGAGATCTCACGTCAGGCGTCGTGTCGTGTGTCTGGTTAAGGCCTCCAAGGAAGCAGGACAGCCCCACAGCCCCGCGCCGCTCCCCTCTTCCATGGTGCTAAGCCCGGGTCCCAGGGTGCCGGCCTCCAGCGGGCCTTCGACCTCCACGGGCAGGGCCCCTGCGCAGTGTCGCTGCCCCTGCTGCCTTATCACCGGGGAGGCTGCGGGTCCCATTTCACGCCTTCTGTTCTCAAGTAACGAGCAgcacccctctccctctcaagtaCCCTGGCGGGTGGCAGTGTGTCCCAGACCGCACTGAGCTGAGAGTCCCCGCCTGTCGCCCATCCTTCTCACCCTGATCTCGGGAGGGCCCGGCCCGGGCAGGTCCAGTTCTTCGGGCTCCAAGGCAGTAGAGGTCAGAGCGTGACTGGGGAATCAACTTTTCTGACTGAGGAAAGCAGTCCCTTTCCTAAGGTCTTGGAGGGTTTGTTTAATGTAGATCCCCCTTGGTaggttaaaaaagaattttaagtgttttcGTGGTTTTTAGTCTTTTATCTCTAAAGACTCAAATTATTCCCTCGATAAACTTTTATAACGGAAACGTGTGTGCTGCTGTTGTTAGAGCTTCCCGTTAGAGAGTTTCTTCAGGAGGAGgcgcgcctggctggctcaagtcCGGCGTGCAGCTCTGATCTCGGgagtagtgagttcaagccctccgTGGGACATAGAGCTTACTTGGGGAACAGAAAAATCTTGGCATGCGGTCTTACGGGGCTGTGGCTGTGCGACGGTCCGCGGGTCTTGGTGGACGGCACTCTCGGCCCCCTTTCAGTGGAAGTCCTCAAGAAGCGACGACCAAGCCTTTGCGTGTGGCCCACATGCTCTGTTCCCTCGTCCTCGTCCCCGCCGCAAACCGAGCACGCCTGCAACGATGCCCCAAACCCCGAAAACGCCTTCCCGCAGAGGGGATGTGGCCAGCGGCGTGACTCGGTGGGCCTGTGGgagggacgggcagagggagggaagggtgcTTCGTGATGCCGGCCCGGTCGGTCCTGCTTGGGAAGGTGAGTCACAGGCCTGACCTCGTGTCCGGGATCACTGTGCACACTGTGTCTTGAGAGAACGCAGCCTTGGCGTCTGTTCCCGGACTTGTGCCCTCTTGACTGGCTGGTTTGGCTCCCGGGGCGGCATCCGCGTCACAGCCGCCCGTAGCAGGGAGTTTCCTGTGGCCACGCCAGACCTTTGCCATGGTCTTGCTGTCCCGTCCTGGCCGCAAGGGGTTGCCTGCCCAGGCGGCTACGGGGCCCTGAGCAAGTTGGTTCCTGCTGAGCCCGACGTAAGGAATGTCTGTGACACTTGGGAGAGGTGCCAGGCGTCCTCACACACCTCCAGGTGCGAATCATCGAGGGCCGCACCCCAAATGGGGAGTACACGCGAGAGCAAGTGGGAGTCAACTTGTCATCCGTAGACTGGGAGCTGCCTGGGAAGGTCTCACTGGAGGTCGGCGTTGTGTGCGTCCGGGTAAACAGCCGGCGGcccctcacccagccaccccaccccacccgccccgCTCCCACCACATCTGGTCTGGGTGCAGGGCTGGCCAGAGCCGTCTGCTCACCAGGAAGAAGCTGGGGCCCAGAGGACCTTGCAACCATTTCCTCCGTGTTTCCTCTCATCACAGTTCCTGGTTAGAGCCCAGCTTGCCCTGCAAGGCTGCATGGGACCCTCTACCCaagtccccttccttctctgccctgttcccagggtcctggcttccTCTGAGGGCGGCCAGCGCCTTGCAGATTGCCGCATGAGTCCAGACCACGTGTTTACGCCAAATGCCTGTCCCTGGGCTGGAGCCCGGAGCCCGTGTAGGGAAAACACGCGTTCCCGGTGATACTGCCTTCCCAGCGGGAGGGGGTGCTGGGATTCAGAGCCCCCTCTGCAGGTGAGCTTGGGGAGGGGCAAGACCAGGAGAGAGGTCTCCTGCTAGACGCCATCCCGGTGTTGTGAATCTTCATCAAACCAGTGGCTCTCACTGAGAAGGGGTTGGCgctgcacacacaccccacccccgccagtgGCCACAGCCAGCCCGCAAGGAGGAGCCTTTTGATTCCTGGTTTAACAGCATCACCGCTGACGATAGCAAGGTTCAACAGTGCTGGGATTAGgaacttgccccaggtcacaggAGCCCAGACCCAAGTGTAGAGACAAATCCACATACGAAGGTGCCAGGTGTGTCCTGACTGTCCTCCCTCTGCAGCGAGCGTGTGGCTCCCGGAGCGCTGCCGTTCCTGGCGCCGGCAAGCAGCCTGTGGTATGAGAGCCGGTGACCTTATCACCGGGGCCTGAGTGGGATTCTGCCATGTACTAAATGTGGCATCAAGGGTTCCAGCCTTGAAACCCTGGGACtcggaacacctgggtggctcaggtggtcaagcatccaactcctggtttctaCTTGGCTCCTGACCttgggcttgtgagttcaagccccgtgtagggctccacgctgggcagggagcctacttaaaaccaTGATGCTTGCTTTCTACCCGTGACGTTAATGGCTGCTGTCAACAGCAATGGTGTCCGTGGGTCAGGCAGGGTGCTTGGTGCTCAGTCCTCTGGTGCTTGTGCCGTCCTCACTGAGTCCGGTGCTGGCACTCTCACATGATAGCTGGAGAAGCCTAGGTTGACACAAGAAATGTCGCCCAGGCCCAGTAGCCCGTGCGGGTGGCAAGCCTCTGGTCTTCACCACGCAGCCTCTGAGAAGACTGGGAACCCTTCCGCTCAGATCCTGCTGATGCACCTGCTGGGGGCCGGGTGTGGGGCCAGACATGAGGGAAGCGGCGTGGTCTTTGTCCACTGGCCGCTCACCGTCTGACAGAGGGACACCCGTCAGCTCACTTCAGACAGCCAGTGCGCCCCGAGACCGCTGTGGGATCTGAAGCAGGGGACCCATGAGGTCCCACTTGGGCTGCAGGAGGATAATGCTGGCCGCAGAATGGAAGCTGGATTGGAGAAGGGCCGGGAGACGAGTTCTGTGTGGATACTTCGGATGAGCGCTGAGGGAGAGCTGCATCCGTGAAGTGGGAGGAGGCCTGCGAGTGTCCCCGCGGAGGGAGAATCAAGAAGACCTAGAGGTCTGGGCAGGAAGATTAAAGACAGCCTTGATATTTCTGACCTGCGGGACACAGAGGCTGTCCTTCACCAACGTGAAGAGCCTTGGACTGGCAGGAGGGCTTCCTGTAGGAAGGTGTATACAGAAGAGCACAAGGCCGAGATCAGAGGCTTGGGAACACCCATCTTACAGGCCTGGAGGGAGGCCTGCTGGAGGCTGCCAGGGGCCAGAGGGCGACAGAAGAGTCTCCAGCAGAAAGGGGACAGTGTCCAACACCACGGCGAGGGCCAGTAAGATGAGAGCCAGGGAAAGGGTCTGCTTTTTGCATGAAATCGGGAGCTACAGCGGGCCCTGAAGGACGGGGAAGACGAGCTTCACCTTGACCATCAGTAGGGACCCTGG
The window above is part of the Mustela nigripes isolate SB6536 chromosome 10, MUSNIG.SB6536, whole genome shotgun sequence genome. Proteins encoded here:
- the ISG20L2 gene encoding interferon-stimulated 20 kDa exonuclease-like 2; its protein translation is MSTLLLNLDFGEPPPKKAVEGNAKHRKFVRKRRLLERRGFLNKKNQPPGKAPKLNSEPAKKGETSSVDGAWKVSPFPKKKSVASSSGPEQSLDKKAAVPWLTPAPAQKAGTSVGKVDLLGEFQSALPKIRNHPARPHKKGPQKNLTQKNAPQSSSQPHSDDKCSGASQKMVAIDCEMVGTGPKGHVSSLARCSIVSYHGDVLYDEYVLPPCHIVDYRTRWSGIRKQHMVNATPFKVARGQILKILTGKIVVGHAIHNDFKALQYFHPKSLTRDTSHIPPLNRKADCPENATMSLKTLTKKLLNRDIQVGKSGHSSVEDAQAAMELYKLVEVEWEQHLAQSPPKD